GCCTCGCAGCGACAAACGCCCTGTCATTGCGAACTGATAAACGTGTGAAGCAATCTGGGTTACCGGCCGGAAGGGATATCGCAATGAGGTTCGAGATTTCAACAAGGTACCTGTTTATTCTTGTCCTCTTTCTCGTTCTTTTCAGCTCCAGGATTTCGGTGGCGGCTACGGCCACCGAAATCCTGGAGAGAGTCGACGACCTGTGGCGGGGGGAGTCCAGTTTTGCCGAGATGACCATGGAGGTAAAGACCGAGCACTACGAAAGGTCCATGAAGCTCAAGGCGTGGTCCCTCGGAAAGGACAGGTCCATCATCGTCATCACCTACCCTCCCAAGGACAGAGGCGTAGCCACCCTCAAGGTGGACAAGGATATCTGGAACTACCTGCCAAGGGTCAACCGGGTCATCAGGGTCCCCTCCTCCATGATGATGGCCAACTGGATGGGCAGCCATTTCACCAACGACGACCTGGTCAAGGAGAGCAGGATGTCGGAGGACTATGAAGCCGAGGTGACCTTTGAGGGAGAGCGCGAGGGGACGCTCATCTATGAACTGACACTCGTACCGAAACCCGACGCCCCCGTGGTCTGGGGGCGAATCGAGATCTCCGTCGTGCAGGACACTCTCACTCCCGTCCGGGCCCTTTACTACGACGAGGAGGGCGTCCTCACCCGGACCATGGAATTCAGTGATATACGGATGATGGGCGAGAGGGAGATCCCCGCGGTCATGACCCTGATCCC
This bacterium DNA region includes the following protein-coding sequences:
- a CDS encoding outer membrane lipoprotein-sorting protein codes for the protein MRFEISTRYLFILVLFLVLFSSRISVAATATEILERVDDLWRGESSFAEMTMEVKTEHYERSMKLKAWSLGKDRSIIVITYPPKDRGVATLKVDKDIWNYLPRVNRVIRVPSSMMMANWMGSHFTNDDLVKESRMSEDYEAEVTFEGEREGTLIYELTLVPKPDAPVVWGRIEISVVQDTLTPVRALYYDEEGVLTRTMEFSDIRMMGEREIPAVMTLIPEDKPEERTVITYDSLDLNLDLDADFFSRANITGKDLLR